The Budorcas taxicolor isolate Tak-1 chromosome 5, Takin1.1, whole genome shotgun sequence genome includes a window with the following:
- the CD9 gene encoding CD9 antigen: MPVKGGTKCIKYLLFGFNFIFWLAGIAVLSVGLWLRFDSQTKSIFEQEANDSSFYTGVYILIGAGALMMLVGFLGCCGAVQESQCMLGLFFSFLLVIFAIEVAAAIWGYSHKEEVIKEVQKFYEDTYNKLKNKDEPQRETLKAIHIALDCCGMTGVVEQFFTDTCPPKTLVEGLKSKSCPEAIDEIFRSKFHIIGAVGIGIAVVMIFGMVFSMILCCAIRRNRDMV, encoded by the exons CTTGCCGGGATCGCGGTCCTTTCTGTTGGACTATGGCTCCGATTCGACTCGCAGACCAAGAGCATCTTCGAGCAAGAAGCTAATGATTCCAGCTTCTACACAG GAGTCTATATTCTGATCGGAGCCGGTGCACTCATGATGCTGGTGGGCTTCCTGGGCTGCTGCGGAGCCGTGCAGGAGTCCCAGTGCATGCTGGGACTG TTCTTCAGCTTCCTCTTGGTGATATTTGCCATTGAAGTAGCTGCAGCCATCTGGGGATATTCCCACAAGGAGGAG GTGATCAAGGAAGTCCAGAAGTTTTACGAGGACACCTACAACAAGCTGAAGAACAAGGACGAGCCCCAGCGGGAGACGCTGAAGGCCATCCACATCGCG CTGGACTGCTGTGGTATGACCGGGGTGGTAGAACAATTTTTCACCGACACCTGCCCCCCAAAGACTTTAGTTGAGGGCTTGAAATCGAAG TCCTGCCCTGAAGCCATCGACGAGATCTTCCGAAGCAAATTCCACATCATCGGCGCTGTGGGTATTGGGATTGCCGTGGTGATG ATATTCGGCATGGTTTTCAGCATGATCCTGTGTTGTGCCATCCGCAGAAACCGAGACATGGTCTAG